Proteins encoded within one genomic window of Candidatus Neomarinimicrobiota bacterium:
- a CDS encoding DUF2283 domain-containing protein yields MRFTYDPRYNIAYIRFREKKGQVETIQVSNELNVDLAPDGAVYGIELLNANEQLRREDMGRVLIINEATGDQAELPLAID; encoded by the coding sequence TCCGCGCTACAACATCGCCTACATACGGTTTCGAGAGAAAAAGGGGCAGGTAGAAACGATCCAAGTCAGCAACGAACTAAACGTGGACCTGGCTCCTGATGGTGCCGTTTATGGTATTGAGCTACTGAACGCCAATGAGCAGTTACGACGGGAAGACATGGGGAGAGTGCTGATTATAAATGAAGCCACCGGAGACCAGGCTGAACTGCCCTTAGCCATCGACTAG